The genomic DNA CTGCGAGCCTTTGGTGAGGCTCCGGTGGTTGGCCTTATGTTGATAATAAATGGTAGTAAGAACCAagatatttaggattagcaaagagcaggcaatggccactgtcaTACTCAGTGCAGTTGTGTAAGGGAAATCTTTTCCCATTTGACTTAGCATATCCAAATTACCTGATTCACTAACTTGGTTTTTGTTAGCCGTAActacaattgtcaagttatggGGTGTGTTTGTTGGGCCAGTGAAGGTTGGAGTGATTGGGCTAGATAGAAAGCCTTCAGTAAAGATATACTGACCTgttgattcagggtataaacctgactggagatcagttggtaatctgtgaaagtttttacCTGGGCCGTACCGAGTACCCACTCGTTCGAGACCAGGTACTAGCCaggaccacaaggctacttttccagcacggtaaTGGTCACGTACAgagttctgtgttcctggaatgaatagacatataggtaactaaaagtaattatgtgaaaacgaggatacaatatctatagaagatatattccttaaatataagatatatgtttTTGACTCttgatgttatgaataaatatttttattaatttatcaatgAATGCGTTTTGGATGTTAAGgcttcataagctattacaaataGAATCCAAACACTAAAACTTACCTAAAGCAAGTTTCTGGAAAAGCTACATATCATATCTATAGtgatgattagaattatatcatatcattttagatgtactatcatttagtttattagattaatcaccagttaaatattagtattttattaaggTTCAATAGTTTTGTGAAGTGCATTGAAGAAGTTGTTCTATTAGTTTAGGTTAATGATATTCATAGGAGTTgggttattggagagagagagagagagagagagagagagagagagagagagagagagagagagagagagagagagagagagagagaatgttaacatCTAGAACATAAGAtttcatatatagagaagaaagggattattaattaatatgtaagttatcatgaagaaataaaattactctaataatatgaataagtgtatttttctgacctaaggttatatatctagaaaatattgaaaatcattgtatcattatatctCTGAGGGAATATAGCCCCCCAAAAATAAGAACCTCACCTATTCGAAAGTATCTCTGATaaactggatcatatttgggccatatctggTCTTCAGAAGTTATATCGTTTgcactctcggacatcttagctttggagactgtgtcttttggatgtctgtaatatgaacatagagttttgaattgataccataagtataattgattgatttatggtatcaatgatataaaatgtacagtattttatacatatacatatatatatatatatatatatatatatatatatatatatatatatatatatatatatatatatatatatatatatatatatatatatatatatatatatatatatatatatatatatatatatatatatatatatatatatatatatatatatatatatatatatatatatatatatatatatatatatatatatatatatatatatatatatatatatatatatatatatatatatatatgtgtgtgtgatataaatatatatatatacatatatatatatatatatatatatatatatatatatatatatatatatatatatatatatatatatatatatatatatatatatatatatatatatatatatatatatatatatatatatatatatatatatataccatatccatataccaaggtacttccactaattttgggtggtagccgacatcaaatgaatgaaaaaagggacctttcctctctatgctcctccaagcctgacgaagaagtcaaccaagttcggctggtactgctagggtgccacagcccaccctcccccgttatccagcatagatgaagctttataacgctgaatcccctactgctgctacctccgcagtcatccaaggcgaccaggggaagcagcagggcctacaggaactgcatcacaatcgctcaccattcattcctgtatctagcacgctctcttgcctctcacatctatcctcctatcacccagagctttcttcactccatccatccacccaaatcttaaccttccttttgtacttctcccatcaactcttccattcatcactttctttagcagacagcgattttccattctctcaacatggccaaagcacctcaatacattcatatccactctagctgttaaatcatttcttacacccgttctcaccctcactacttccttcctaaccctatcttctcgagatacaccagtcatacttctcagacacttcatctcaaacacattcaatttctgtctacccgtcactttcattccccacaactccgatccatacatcacagttggtacaatcactttcccatacaaaactctctttacattcatgcctaaccctctattctttatcactcccttcactggccacaacactttgcatcctttgttcactctctgacgtacatctgcttccactcaaccatttgcttcaacaacagaccccaagtacttgaactgatccacatcctcaagtaactctccattcaacatgacattcaacctcgcaccaccttcccttctcgtacatctcataaccttactctcacccacataaactctcaacttccttctctcacatatccttccaaatcctgtcactaatcggccaagtttctcttccgagtctgcaaccagtagagtatcatccgcaaaaaacaactgatttacctcccattcatgatcattcgtgTCTATCagcttcaatcctcgtccaagcaatcgagaattcacctctctcatcactccatcaacatacaagttaaacaagcatGGCAACATCACATATCCCTCTCTCGGCCCCACCCTCACCGGAAActaatcgttcacttcatttcctaccctaacacacgctttactaccattgtagaaacttttcactgcttacaaaaaccttccaccaattctatataacctcatcacatttcacatcgcttccctatcaactgtatcatatgttttctccagatccttaaatgcaacatacacctcctcaccttttgctaaatatttcttgcatatcagcctaactgtaaaaatctgattcatacattcccttccccttctaaaaccaccttgtactcacccaaattttatgaaattactccacattgatatgaacgatttgctgagtgtgacatccttcttagtgaagttataacttgaggccaaaggtccaagacCGCCCataggaccaccaaagacgtacgccagctcgtCCAGGAGAAGACTCTCAtttccagactttgggaaagataATTAGTTCAAATTTGAAGTTTTATTGTAATAATTACTGAAGtaagaaataatgattttaatgaaaaaGGTATAGAAGATTTTATTCATATCATGATTCTTTTatcggtatttattattttatgttatcaaaaatataattaGCATGATCTGGATACATACATCTCTAATATATGgatgatattcaaaaactttctTTAGATTATTAACGATTCTCATTTAAAAAATGATATACCATATttcttatcttatatataaatCCAATCTACCCATATCAACGTACATCTGAATCTTCTTCCTCcaacacgtagagataagatgatcgggaagtcgtgtagagctgcttagcaagatctgccatcggcgagacgatattcgcatcgtgaaggccttggccggttgagtccctgatgctgattggttgatggagggatctcgaccaatcagtgtactcggctgtgatggctaacattatttcctgtagaggGAGATGAAAAGGCTCCATGTGAGGTATGCTTTTATTTAATAGATGGTATAGTTCATATATGTGTgtagcctaggtaataataataataataataataataataataataataataataataataataataataataataataataataataataataatcccacctGCAGATGATAACGATAGTTATTGACtacgaaggatctcagcagatcctccctatagtcagcatcgaaACCTTCCAGGAATTCTTGCTGAgtcaggatgtcaaggaggttggcagctgtcattcctaaaaggaggtcaactggagttcgaccttccttgcctttgaagtcaagaggaaaagaaagaattttctcattttctttttatagttgactgattaagaatattacttgtTATAGACAAATTAGGAAATTAATGACATAcgattaagtatatatacatatatcctatagcttattttttagtttagaaaataggaattttattgtttaaacgtatgtattcattatgcaaggaattcagttcgtaactgtatatatctctgtatttaaaaccaacaacaacaacagaagcagCTGTGCctagaactctgcaggacattagccacatccatgtccttattcatgactgtggtttggctagttttcatcaccacgtttaccaactgcggattggtgatggtaggagatttatgtatgattgcttacagcaaatatAGCTATTGTGAGTAGTCATataacagctttgttgatcatggcgatacactaacccttttGCTATGTTGAGGTATCCTCCCTTAGAaagaggttaatatatatatacagtacacacttatatatatatatatatatatatatatatatatatatatatatatatatatatatatatatatatatatatatatatatatatatatatatatatatatatatatatatatatatatatatatatatatatatatatatatatatatatatatatatatatatatatataaatatgtatatatatatatatatatatatatatataaatatatatatatatatatatatatatatatatatatatatatatatatatatatatatatatatatatatatatatatacatatatatatatatatatatatatatatatatatatatatatatatatatatatatatacatatatatatatatatatatatatatatatacctatatatagttaaatatacatatatatagatatatatatatatatatatatatatatatatatatatatatttatatatacatatacatatatatatatatatatatatatatatatatatatatatatatatatatatatatatatatatatatatatatatatatatatatatatgtatatatatgtatatgtatatatacatatatatatatatatatatatatatatatatatatatatatatatatatatatatatatatatatatatatatatatatatatatatatatatatatatatatatatatatatatatatatatatatatatatatgattgatatacctgaagctgatgcagaccttggtgtgcccatgaatgaattcagtgtatttgaagtcgaagctatgctcaaaacactaaagagatggaaagcccctggatacgatggaataagtgtcgagatgatactggcagaaaatgaagtgactcccagagtacttacaagattattttgtagaatgtggcatgaagaggcaaaacctgatgaatgggagttaggagcgttggtgaaaatggcaaaaaatggagacctgactgatagcaataattacagtaacccatttttgatggcatttgtggactaagaaaaagcatttgatagtgtgcaccggccagttgtATGGAGAGTaatacgttattatggaattccccttgaatatggaaattttattaagtctgttcatgagcagagcaagtgctaAACTAATGTTACTGGAAtggtatcaaatgaatttccaatgaaaagcggagtatccaagggaatgtgttgtcacctatgttgtttatcctcgtggattttgtaatgcgtagaaaagtCGGAAATGGTGGAGAATCATTAgaatggattggtaataagaatttagcagacctagtctatactgatgatgctgtccttgttagcagaacaccaaaagattctcaaagcttgtttaccaaaatgcatgaactatcacacatatatatgcctgtatgtgtATAGAGGTATATGTATGCAATAA from Palaemon carinicauda isolate YSFRI2023 chromosome 34, ASM3689809v2, whole genome shotgun sequence includes the following:
- the LOC137626643 gene encoding neuroligin-4, Y-linked-like, with translation MSESANDITSEDQIWPKYDPVYQRYFRIGTQNSVRDHYRAGKVALWSWLVPGLERVGTRYGPGKNFHRLPTDLQSGLYPESTGQYIFTEGFLSSPITPTFTGPTNTPHNLTIVVTANKNQVSESGNLDMLSQMGKDFPYTTALSMTVAIACSLLILNILVLTTIYYQHKANHRSLTKGSQDANSESGNDVQLLSSGDNCKTIYAPGHYGTLRPSITMHSNLATAFEEESQHDCQPDYISSVQTIDDITGVTSNRISPDTQGIVLNTQTLHKPQENILTVTMLKQPVASYTSPNDGELVSTYSPVDGQLVPTHSTKEYQLVKNCSPNAGHPVTSYSTKEGQLIPNYLSSSATIMKIRE